From a single Gimesia fumaroli genomic region:
- a CDS encoding DUF502 domain-containing protein translates to MDSSTIPSPDENPAIKSEKKAIGTTHRFFLRGLAISLPPILTLVIVIWVLGVINDYIIAPTTTTVRYCIAYFTDDSEPRDDFVELNNLPPLEYCRDDYLISKTHLTQVEAIEKKAGVNGIDRNQIIPYAWVPFGDRAVPYADYREVAKRIRASDMPTTAMGLYMELATTRWFKSLFHLSAVAVALTIVALYFLGRFVTARIGSWMVLKFEQGVLARLPVVSNVYSSVKQVTDFFFSERTVDYSRVVAVEYPRRGIWSLGFVTGDSMLEMTVTAGEPLVAILIPTSPMPVTGYTMSVPKSEIVDLNITVDQAFQFCLSCGVLVPPQQKVTDELLREELGKRLLGDRKLAGFKVQIAPPEPTTQTSTIEDEHATTETSPEESLPDQPDIPEEPQEKPPESN, encoded by the coding sequence ATGGATTCGAGTACAATACCCTCTCCGGATGAGAACCCAGCCATTAAATCGGAGAAAAAAGCCATCGGCACAACCCACCGTTTTTTCCTGAGAGGACTGGCCATCAGCCTGCCTCCCATTCTGACACTGGTGATCGTCATCTGGGTTTTGGGGGTCATCAACGACTACATCATTGCCCCGACTACCACTACCGTACGGTATTGCATCGCTTACTTCACCGATGATTCCGAACCGCGGGATGATTTCGTGGAATTGAATAATCTGCCGCCGCTGGAATATTGTCGCGACGATTATCTGATCAGTAAAACTCATCTCACTCAGGTCGAGGCAATTGAAAAAAAGGCCGGGGTCAATGGGATCGACCGCAATCAAATCATTCCTTATGCCTGGGTTCCGTTTGGGGATCGGGCAGTGCCTTACGCGGATTATCGCGAAGTGGCCAAGCGCATTCGGGCCTCCGATATGCCCACGACGGCAATGGGCCTGTATATGGAACTGGCGACGACCCGCTGGTTCAAAAGCCTGTTTCATTTAAGTGCAGTGGCAGTCGCGTTAACGATCGTGGCGTTGTATTTTCTGGGACGTTTCGTGACGGCCCGCATCGGTTCCTGGATGGTGCTCAAATTCGAACAAGGTGTACTGGCCCGTTTGCCGGTGGTGAGTAACGTCTATTCGTCTGTGAAACAGGTGACTGACTTTTTCTTCAGTGAGCGGACCGTTGATTACAGTCGTGTCGTTGCGGTGGAATATCCCCGGCGGGGAATTTGGTCACTGGGCTTTGTAACCGGTGACAGTATGCTGGAGATGACCGTCACAGCGGGCGAACCGTTGGTGGCGATCCTGATTCCGACCTCTCCCATGCCGGTCACCGGCTATACCATGAGTGTTCCCAAGAGTGAAATTGTTGACTTGAATATCACCGTTGATCAGGCATTTCAGTTCTGCCTTTCCTGCGGTGTACTGGTGCCCCCTCAGCAGAAAGTGACCGATGAACTGTTGCGAGAAGAACTGGGCAAACGCTTGTTGGGTGATCGTAAACTGGCCGGCTTCAAAGTGCAAATCGCGCCACCAGAGCCGACCACGCAAACCTCAACGATTGAAGATGAGCACGCGACTACGGAAACCAGTCCGGAAGAATCACTGCCCGATCAACCAGATATTCCGGAAGAACCTCAGGAAAAACCACCGGAATCCAATTGA
- the hpnE gene encoding hydroxysqualene dehydroxylase HpnE, translating to MGAQHSEVVIIGGGLAGLACAVTLADREIPVTLFESRPRLGGRASSFEDKQSQHLIDNCQHVSMGCCHEFNRFCETVGIADSFHREKQLYFIGPETPGSVSTEQPFKVNRFAANPLLPAPLHLLPAFGGLSYLSWQEKIGLARGLKQLALTTVDELNEPTIAAWLAEQEQTQNTIDRFWNVVLVSALSERLDRISLSHARKVFVDGFLRARNNWNVLIPTVPLEQLYGETILKRLQDQDAIVYLQTGVSRIELEDNRVIGVQLRDGRQIACERAVIAVPHQRVLELLPESFEGHDHLAGIEQLEAAPITSVHLWFDREITKLPHAVFVDCLSQWMFNRTRIMRQSTEQGYYYQIVISASHDLTGQARQGRTQADIIDAVIEELSRIWPETKQAQLKHSRMVTEHQAVFSVTPGVEQLRPSQRTEVAGLYLAGDWTSTGWPATMEGAVRSGLQAAEFLLSDLGQPESLLLTRENTSILSKILFRL from the coding sequence TTGGGAGCCCAACACTCAGAAGTTGTCATCATCGGAGGGGGACTGGCCGGCCTGGCTTGTGCGGTGACTCTCGCGGACAGAGAGATCCCCGTTACCCTGTTTGAATCGCGCCCCCGACTGGGCGGCAGAGCCAGCTCCTTTGAAGACAAACAGTCACAACACCTGATCGACAACTGCCAGCACGTCAGTATGGGTTGCTGTCACGAGTTCAATCGTTTTTGTGAAACGGTCGGCATTGCCGATTCATTCCACAGAGAAAAACAGCTCTATTTCATCGGCCCTGAAACCCCCGGTTCGGTCTCGACCGAGCAGCCATTTAAAGTCAACCGTTTTGCCGCGAATCCCCTGCTGCCCGCGCCCTTGCATTTACTTCCGGCGTTTGGTGGTCTTTCTTACTTGTCCTGGCAGGAAAAAATCGGTCTCGCACGGGGCCTGAAACAACTGGCTCTGACCACGGTCGATGAACTGAACGAACCGACGATTGCCGCCTGGCTCGCCGAACAGGAACAGACCCAAAATACCATCGATCGTTTCTGGAATGTCGTGCTCGTCAGCGCGTTAAGCGAACGGCTCGACCGCATCAGCCTCTCGCATGCCCGCAAGGTCTTTGTTGATGGTTTTCTGCGTGCCCGCAACAATTGGAACGTCCTGATTCCCACGGTGCCTCTCGAACAATTGTACGGGGAAACCATTCTCAAACGGCTACAGGACCAGGATGCCATAGTCTACCTGCAAACCGGCGTGAGCCGAATCGAACTTGAAGACAACCGAGTCATCGGCGTTCAGTTGCGCGACGGGCGACAAATCGCCTGCGAACGGGCTGTGATCGCGGTACCCCATCAGCGGGTTCTGGAATTGCTGCCTGAATCATTTGAGGGGCATGATCACTTAGCGGGCATCGAGCAACTCGAAGCGGCCCCCATTACCAGCGTGCATCTCTGGTTTGATCGCGAGATCACCAAACTCCCGCATGCCGTCTTCGTGGACTGCCTGTCACAGTGGATGTTCAACCGCACGCGCATCATGCGGCAGTCGACTGAGCAAGGCTATTATTATCAGATCGTGATTTCCGCCAGTCATGACTTGACCGGACAAGCCAGACAGGGACGGACACAGGCCGACATCATCGACGCTGTAATAGAGGAACTGAGCCGGATCTGGCCTGAGACCAAACAGGCCCAGCTCAAACACAGTCGCATGGTCACCGAGCATCAGGCCGTCTTTTCCGTGACGCCCGGCGTCGAACAGCTGCGTCCTTCACAACGGACCGAAGTGGCAGGTTTATATCTCGCGGGAGACTGGACTTCTACCGGCTGGCCTGCCACGATGGAAGGCGCCGTGCGGAGTGGATTACAGGCGGCTGAGTTTCTGTTAAGTGACCTGGGACAGCCGGAATCGCTATTATTGACTC
- the hemC gene encoding hydroxymethylbilane synthase — protein MNQTSEQRPLRIATRASRLALWQAYYVADLLKSKSIERPIEIVHITSEGDRDLTSPLSEFGGLGVFTREVQKAVLDGRADLAVHSLKDLPTEQAPGLQLAGIPERGPLYDVLIFPQGAEAVEQISDLPEDARIGTGSLRRRAQMLNQRADLQMLEVRGNVETRLKKLDAGEYDALCLAEAGMVRLELLEQRTSLLLTPPEVYPAVGQGALGIECRADDSETASLLNAISDPSIKAATTAERSLLAFLRAGCHAPIGALSRIEDDMLTLEAVVLSGDGQERITATASGTFDEATEIGIQAAQKLLDAGAARLILTDDAS, from the coding sequence ATGAATCAGACGTCTGAACAACGTCCTCTGCGGATAGCGACCCGTGCCAGCCGTCTGGCGCTCTGGCAAGCCTATTATGTTGCGGACCTGTTGAAATCAAAATCGATCGAACGCCCGATTGAAATTGTGCATATTACCTCAGAGGGTGATCGAGACCTGACATCCCCGCTGTCAGAATTCGGCGGGCTAGGTGTGTTTACGCGCGAAGTTCAGAAAGCAGTCCTTGACGGCCGCGCCGATCTCGCCGTTCACAGTTTGAAGGATCTACCAACCGAGCAGGCGCCCGGCTTACAGCTTGCAGGCATACCGGAACGAGGCCCGCTGTATGACGTCTTGATCTTTCCGCAAGGTGCGGAAGCGGTGGAGCAAATTTCTGATTTGCCTGAAGATGCCCGGATTGGAACTGGCAGCCTACGACGACGCGCCCAAATGTTGAATCAGCGTGCGGATCTGCAAATGCTGGAAGTGCGCGGCAATGTGGAAACACGCCTGAAAAAACTGGATGCGGGTGAATATGATGCGCTCTGTCTGGCGGAAGCCGGTATGGTTCGTCTGGAGTTACTGGAGCAGCGTACGTCGTTGTTACTGACTCCGCCGGAAGTTTATCCTGCCGTTGGACAGGGGGCGCTGGGAATCGAGTGCCGCGCCGATGACAGCGAAACGGCTTCTCTCTTGAATGCGATTTCGGATCCGTCGATCAAAGCCGCCACCACCGCCGAGCGAAGCCTGCTGGCGTTCCTGCGTGCTGGCTGCCATGCGCCCATTGGTGCGTTGTCCCGCATCGAAGACGATATGCTGACACTGGAAGCTGTTGTTTTAAGTGGCGACGGGCAAGAACGGATTACCGCGACCGCCAGTGGGACATTTGATGAAGCGACCGAAATTGGAATTCAAGCCGCGCAAAAACTGCTTGATGCAGGAGCAGCGCGGCTGATCTTAACAGACGACGCTTCCTGA
- a CDS encoding ComF family protein: protein MKYLGIQPIQRLSTRWLKTGRGFVYPPRCSLCGLTRICSGTNCGVQIEQIAPVVEQACERCGVPVGPHLDTSLGCAYCKTERFLFHRAVALGKYQGPLREIILNLKQNHGAHLGGDLGSLLFHRNQETFEKLACSLVIPVPLHWTSRLHRTHNPASIIAEALSGRLQAKYSGNILAKRKRTPAQTSLTPSNRRKNLRDAFVIRRRKRLAGQTVLLVDDVMTTGSTANAATRVLLEAGASEINVAVIARAPGL, encoded by the coding sequence ATGAAATATTTGGGGATTCAACCGATTCAGCGTTTGTCCACACGCTGGCTGAAAACGGGGAGAGGTTTTGTGTATCCTCCCCGTTGTTCATTGTGTGGGCTTACCAGAATTTGTTCGGGCACGAACTGTGGCGTTCAAATTGAACAAATTGCGCCGGTTGTTGAGCAGGCGTGTGAGCGATGTGGTGTTCCCGTCGGTCCTCATCTGGACACTTCTCTGGGCTGCGCTTATTGCAAAACAGAGCGTTTTTTGTTTCATCGTGCCGTTGCGCTGGGGAAATATCAGGGGCCATTACGTGAAATCATCTTAAATTTGAAACAAAACCATGGTGCTCATCTGGGAGGGGATCTGGGGAGCCTGCTGTTCCACCGGAATCAGGAAACCTTCGAGAAACTGGCCTGCAGTCTGGTGATTCCGGTTCCCTTACACTGGACATCGCGTCTCCACCGGACGCACAATCCGGCCAGTATCATCGCAGAGGCCCTGTCTGGCCGCTTGCAAGCAAAATACTCCGGGAATATACTCGCGAAACGAAAACGGACTCCCGCTCAGACCAGTTTGACGCCGTCAAACAGGAGAAAAAATCTGCGAGACGCGTTTGTAATACGCAGACGCAAGCGGTTGGCCGGTCAAACTGTTTTACTGGTTGATGATGTCATGACGACCGGATCAACCGCCAATGCTGCGACCCGCGTGCTGCTTGAAGCAGGTGCGTCTGAAATCAATGTTGCTGTGATTGCCAGGGCGCCTGGTTTGTAA